From the genome of Streptomyces sp. NBC_00659, one region includes:
- a CDS encoding DUF4253 domain-containing protein, with amino-acid sequence MTFSLPVGLPSGRGVPVGSPVMWYADKMPYAPLLDAWTRAQRQQDTTGLRPILCYADDDHPRSLDLAEIDAVDLGPAMEQAWHDDRRRRLAWRAEPSAPPAIPEDLAEFIEPWEDDPGPPFDRWPGLAPATLSSGVDPDEAARAVFTRLLNEAGGMSLGLVRAARSADIPAVIGWRAEAPLPLLCALLRSWEDRFGARVLAAIGSTLYVSVANPPRDRRQADHIALEHLLTTADNIVDDPPTPFPEYAASLVDAPLWSFWWD; translated from the coding sequence ATGACGTTCTCGCTTCCCGTAGGCCTGCCGTCCGGCCGCGGCGTGCCCGTCGGCTCACCGGTCATGTGGTACGCCGACAAGATGCCGTACGCCCCGCTGCTGGACGCGTGGACCCGCGCCCAGCGGCAGCAGGACACCACCGGCCTGCGCCCGATCCTCTGCTACGCGGACGACGACCACCCGCGCTCCCTCGACCTCGCCGAGATAGATGCCGTCGACCTCGGACCCGCGATGGAGCAGGCGTGGCACGACGACCGTCGGCGCCGGCTCGCGTGGCGGGCCGAGCCCTCCGCTCCACCGGCGATCCCCGAGGACCTCGCGGAGTTCATCGAGCCCTGGGAGGACGACCCGGGTCCGCCGTTCGACCGGTGGCCGGGCCTGGCCCCCGCCACCCTCTCCTCGGGCGTCGACCCCGACGAGGCCGCCAGGGCGGTCTTCACCCGCCTCCTGAACGAGGCGGGGGGAATGTCACTCGGCCTCGTGCGGGCCGCGCGGAGCGCCGACATCCCCGCCGTCATCGGCTGGCGCGCGGAAGCGCCCCTCCCCCTGCTCTGCGCGCTGCTGCGGAGCTGGGAGGACCGTTTCGGGGCGCGTGTCCTGGCCGCGATCGGATCGACGCTGTACGTCTCCGTCGCGAACCCGCCGCGCGACCGGCGGCAGGCCGACCACATCGCCCTCGAACACCTTCTGACCACGGCCGACAACATCGTCGACGACCCTCCGACACCGTTCCCCGAGTACGCGGCGTCACTCGTCGACGCCCCGCTGTGGAGCTTCTGGTGGGACTGA
- a CDS encoding YbaK/EbsC family protein: MNVTDENAGEGQSSVENDTDPRFAEALRELGLGEVIARVRRFPATARTTPEAAAAIGCEPSQICKSLFFAADGAPVLVLLDGSAHVGMELVRRQLGAEKITRAGAHLVRESTGYGTGAVPPFGHRTRIRVLVDRSVLGHDTVWASAGTPFTVFPMDPRSLIAHAGGTLVDVREPMA; encoded by the coding sequence ATGAACGTCACCGATGAGAACGCCGGCGAGGGCCAGTCCTCCGTCGAGAACGACACCGACCCCCGTTTCGCCGAGGCTCTGCGGGAGCTGGGCCTCGGCGAGGTGATCGCACGTGTCCGGCGCTTCCCCGCCACGGCCCGCACGACCCCCGAGGCAGCCGCGGCGATCGGCTGCGAACCCAGCCAGATCTGCAAGTCGCTGTTCTTCGCGGCGGACGGGGCTCCGGTGCTGGTGCTGCTGGACGGCTCGGCGCACGTCGGCATGGAGCTCGTGCGGCGGCAACTGGGCGCCGAGAAGATCACCCGTGCGGGGGCACACCTCGTGCGGGAGTCGACCGGGTACGGGACCGGCGCGGTGCCGCCCTTCGGACACCGTACGAGGATCCGTGTGCTGGTCGACCGTTCGGTGCTCGGCCACGACACGGTGTGGGCCTCGGCGGGCACCCCGTTCACCGTCTTCCCCATGGACCCGCGGAGCCTGATCGCGCACGCGGGCGGCACACTGGTGGACGTGCGCGAGCCGATGGCGTGA
- a CDS encoding chaplin family protein: MRRATRNRVLAVAAASGAMAVAFPASAVFAADGADAGATAADSPGVLSGNNIQVPLSGALNLCGNTVDVVGLLNPAVGNVCKNKDTAKADGAETGGGSDTSGGASADGRVTDSPGLLSGNGLQLPVDLPVNVSGNSVNAVGVGNPAVGNQSVNGGDHSHPHVPRTTPAPKPSAPTPPVSRTPAPRHEAVPDTPDMATSTLAHTGADLTVPALAGGAASLLAGAFLYRRFRPTR, translated from the coding sequence ATGAGACGGGCTACTCGAAACCGTGTGCTCGCTGTTGCCGCCGCATCCGGCGCGATGGCCGTGGCTTTTCCCGCGTCCGCCGTCTTCGCAGCCGACGGTGCTGATGCCGGGGCTACGGCGGCCGATTCGCCCGGGGTGCTCTCCGGGAACAACATCCAGGTTCCACTGTCCGGGGCGTTGAACCTCTGCGGCAACACGGTGGACGTCGTGGGGCTGCTCAACCCGGCCGTGGGCAACGTGTGCAAAAACAAGGACACGGCCAAGGCCGACGGTGCGGAAACCGGCGGCGGATCGGACACGTCGGGCGGAGCCTCGGCTGACGGCCGCGTCACGGACTCGCCCGGGCTGCTCTCAGGCAACGGTCTGCAGCTCCCGGTCGATCTGCCGGTGAACGTTTCCGGGAACAGCGTCAACGCGGTCGGCGTGGGCAACCCTGCGGTCGGCAACCAGTCGGTCAACGGCGGTGACCACTCTCACCCGCACGTTCCCCGAACGACTCCGGCCCCCAAGCCCTCGGCCCCGACGCCCCCCGTGTCACGAACCCCGGCCCCCCGGCATGAGGCCGTTCCGGACACCCCGGACATGGCGACGTCCACGCTGGCCCACACAGGAGCGGATCTGACGGTGCCGGCCCTCGCGGGCGGCGCCGCGTCCCTCCTTGCGGGTGCGTTCCTGTACCGCCGCTTCCGCCCAACTCGCTGA
- a CDS encoding condensation domain-containing protein — protein MRISDIQRCEVRPGRLVEWGFSPATVAAATVLPTDPRPPAYIQESHIRTARSVREGGLFVPTWLGTAFDLPGRVDLDALEQALRGWTLRHETLRSGFTWVGDEMQRFTLDQDDVTLYREVVGDFADADVLAEHLQDRFDQAADALGWPNLLYAAVVREDSTSVYLAFDHTNVDAYSLQRIPYEVQELYTAHAAGQPLAAAPVASYVDFCEQERTNANAIDDTHAIVTRWREFIGRCDGRLPEFPVDLGLQPGDGLPVQKLMREPLVDAEAAAAFETYCRPYGGSLVGVLAATSLIVHELGGQPVYRAVVPFHTRLKSTWSDSVGWYVGGAPIEVPAARDFDAALASVRAQLQANRSLARIPLARVLRLLGEDFRPTSPDLYSIVSYVDARLTPGSACWTEQKAYGLLRVSYGDQVCAWVNRLHEGLWIACRHPDTDIASKNVQLYIEKLRELIVSVCPAPLSAVAGR, from the coding sequence GTGCGAATTTCCGATATTCAGCGCTGCGAGGTCCGGCCTGGGCGGCTTGTGGAGTGGGGGTTCAGCCCTGCGACCGTCGCGGCCGCGACGGTGCTGCCGACGGATCCACGGCCGCCGGCGTACATCCAGGAGTCGCACATCAGAACGGCGCGGTCGGTGCGCGAGGGGGGCTTGTTCGTGCCGACCTGGCTCGGTACGGCTTTCGACCTGCCCGGCCGAGTCGACCTCGACGCGCTGGAACAGGCCCTACGCGGCTGGACACTGCGCCACGAGACGCTGCGCAGCGGGTTCACATGGGTGGGCGACGAGATGCAGCGGTTCACTCTCGACCAGGACGATGTCACGCTCTACCGCGAAGTGGTGGGCGACTTCGCCGATGCGGACGTCCTGGCCGAACATTTGCAGGACCGTTTCGACCAGGCGGCAGACGCTCTCGGCTGGCCCAATCTCCTCTACGCGGCGGTCGTCCGCGAAGACTCCACCAGCGTGTATCTGGCATTCGACCACACCAACGTCGACGCCTACTCGCTGCAGCGCATCCCGTACGAGGTGCAGGAGCTGTACACGGCACATGCCGCAGGGCAGCCCCTCGCCGCCGCACCGGTCGCGAGCTACGTGGACTTCTGCGAGCAGGAACGAACGAACGCGAACGCCATCGACGACACACACGCGATCGTCACGCGCTGGCGGGAGTTCATCGGCCGGTGCGACGGAAGGCTTCCGGAGTTCCCTGTCGATCTGGGCCTGCAGCCCGGCGACGGTCTGCCCGTCCAAAAGCTCATGCGCGAGCCGCTCGTCGATGCGGAAGCGGCCGCGGCGTTCGAGACGTACTGCCGGCCCTACGGCGGCAGCCTGGTGGGCGTCCTGGCCGCAACCAGTCTGATCGTCCACGAACTCGGCGGGCAACCGGTCTACCGCGCGGTCGTGCCGTTCCACACCCGGCTGAAGTCCACATGGTCGGACTCCGTGGGCTGGTATGTCGGCGGCGCGCCGATCGAAGTACCCGCGGCACGGGACTTCGACGCCGCGCTCGCCTCGGTCCGGGCCCAGCTGCAGGCCAATCGGTCGTTGGCCCGCATTCCTCTGGCCCGGGTACTACGCCTCCTGGGCGAGGACTTCCGCCCCACATCACCCGACCTGTACTCGATCGTCTCGTATGTGGACGCCCGCCTCACTCCTGGTTCGGCCTGCTGGACCGAACAAAAGGCGTACGGGCTGCTCCGTGTGTCGTACGGCGATCAGGTGTGCGCCTGGGTCAACCGGCTGCACGAGGGACTCTGGATCGCATGCCGCCACCCCGACACGGACATCGCTTCCAAGAACGTACAGCTGTATATCGAGAAGCTTCGAGAGCTGATCGTCTCGGTTTGTCCCGCACCCCTTTCAGCCGTCGCAGGGCGATGA
- a CDS encoding serine hydrolase domain-containing protein yields the protein MDVNGTVAEGFEPVREAFAANFAALGDRGAAVAVYRDGHKVVDLWGGTRDVDGTEPWQRGTAQIVRSATKGVAAAVLLLLAQRGQLDPDAPVGAYWPEYKAHGKEHTRVRHLLAHRAGVPVLDRPLTPAEAADPDLAAAAVAAQTPVWEPGAEHGYHAQTYSWLTGELVRRVTGRTLGRWIADEVAGPLDLDLWVGLPETEAGRVGRVAQIEAPATPGGLRTRPKRAVSEAYADPGSLTRRAFAAITPMPDENDPGYRSAVLPASNGIATADGLARFYAALIGEVDGVRLFTPETLAAARTEQSAGPDRILVVSTRFGLGYMLHGGASPLLSPGSFGHPGRGGALGFADPESGIAFGYVTNGFRKSVTADARAQALVRAVRTAVTA from the coding sequence GTGGACGTGAACGGCACAGTGGCGGAGGGCTTCGAACCGGTCAGGGAGGCGTTCGCGGCCAACTTCGCGGCCCTGGGGGACCGGGGCGCCGCCGTCGCCGTGTACCGCGACGGGCACAAGGTCGTCGACCTGTGGGGCGGCACCCGTGACGTCGACGGCACCGAGCCCTGGCAGCGGGGCACCGCGCAGATCGTGCGCTCCGCGACGAAGGGCGTTGCCGCCGCCGTACTCCTGCTGCTCGCCCAGCGGGGACAGCTCGACCCGGACGCGCCGGTCGGCGCGTACTGGCCCGAGTACAAGGCGCACGGCAAGGAGCACACGCGCGTACGGCATCTGCTCGCGCACCGGGCCGGTGTGCCCGTCCTCGACCGTCCGCTCACCCCCGCCGAGGCCGCCGACCCCGACCTCGCGGCCGCGGCGGTGGCCGCCCAGACGCCCGTATGGGAGCCGGGAGCCGAGCACGGGTACCACGCGCAGACGTACAGCTGGCTGACGGGCGAGCTGGTCCGGCGCGTCACCGGACGCACCCTCGGCCGGTGGATCGCGGACGAGGTGGCCGGGCCGCTGGACCTCGACCTGTGGGTCGGGCTTCCGGAGACGGAGGCCGGCCGGGTGGGCCGGGTCGCGCAGATCGAGGCACCGGCCACGCCGGGCGGCCTCAGGACCCGCCCCAAGCGAGCGGTCTCCGAGGCCTACGCCGACCCCGGCAGCCTCACCCGCCGCGCCTTCGCCGCGATCACCCCGATGCCCGACGAGAACGATCCCGGCTACCGCTCCGCCGTCCTCCCGGCCTCGAACGGCATCGCCACCGCCGACGGCCTCGCCCGCTTCTACGCCGCGCTGATCGGGGAGGTGGACGGCGTCCGGCTGTTCACGCCCGAGACGCTGGCGGCCGCGCGGACGGAACAGTCCGCGGGACCGGACCGGATCCTCGTCGTCAGCACCCGGTTCGGCCTCGGCTACATGCTCCACGGCGGAGCGTCGCCGCTTCTCTCCCCGGGCTCCTTCGGCCACCCCGGCCGCGGCGGCGCCCTCGGTTTCGCCGACCCCGAGTCGGGCATCGCGTTCGGCTATGTCACCAACGGCTTCCGCAAGAGCGTGACGGCGGACGCACGGGCCCAGGCGCTGGTCCGGGCGGTGCGGACGGCCGTCACCGCGTAA
- a CDS encoding organic hydroperoxide resistance protein, whose amino-acid sequence MYVAEATAHGGRNGYVTSQDGQLELKVAMPPALGGDGNGTNPEQLFAAGFSACFHNALVMVGRRAGLDLSGSTVAAKVGIGPNKQRGYGLAVALSVSLPVVDEDVAAKLVDAAHEVCPYSNATRGNIEVTILLG is encoded by the coding sequence ATGTATGTCGCCGAGGCGACCGCGCACGGCGGCCGGAACGGCTACGTGACCAGTCAGGACGGGCAGCTCGAACTGAAGGTCGCGATGCCGCCGGCGCTGGGCGGCGACGGGAACGGCACGAACCCGGAGCAGTTGTTCGCGGCCGGATTCAGCGCCTGCTTCCACAACGCGCTGGTCATGGTCGGCCGCCGGGCCGGCCTCGACCTCTCCGGTTCCACGGTCGCGGCCAAGGTCGGGATCGGCCCCAACAAGCAGCGCGGCTACGGACTGGCGGTCGCCCTCAGCGTCTCGCTCCCCGTCGTCGACGAGGACGTCGCGGCGAAACTCGTGGACGCGGCGCACGAGGTCTGCCCCTACTCGAACGCCACCCGCGGCAACATCGAGGTCACGATCCTGCTGGGCTAG
- a CDS encoding MarR family winged helix-turn-helix transcriptional regulator, whose protein sequence is MTKQEDVGPPAGSLLLDDQLCFALYAAQRAVTAAYRPLLEELGLTYPQYLVLLVLWERGETTVKELGAALHLDYGTMSPLLKRLESAGLVRRERSAQDERSVRVALTGRGEVLRERAEDVPQALLTATGLSEADVTRLREELCRLTERAENAAARGR, encoded by the coding sequence GTGACGAAACAAGAGGACGTCGGGCCGCCGGCCGGGTCGCTGCTGCTCGACGACCAGCTGTGCTTCGCCCTGTACGCAGCCCAGCGCGCCGTGACCGCCGCGTACCGCCCTCTGCTGGAGGAACTCGGCCTCACCTACCCGCAGTACCTCGTCCTGCTGGTCCTGTGGGAGCGCGGCGAGACCACGGTCAAGGAACTGGGCGCCGCCCTGCACCTCGACTACGGCACGATGTCGCCGCTGCTCAAGCGGCTGGAGTCGGCGGGGCTCGTACGCCGTGAGCGCTCGGCGCAGGACGAACGCTCGGTGCGCGTCGCGCTGACCGGGCGCGGCGAAGTGCTCAGGGAACGCGCGGAGGACGTGCCGCAGGCGCTGCTGACGGCGACCGGTCTGAGCGAGGCCGACGTCACGCGGCTGCGCGAGGAGCTGTGCCGGCTGACCGAACGCGCGGAGAACGCGGCGGCACGCGGACGCTGA
- a CDS encoding energy-coupling factor ABC transporter ATP-binding protein has translation MSAAPSLEVSGLAFAYPDGHQALFGVDFRIGRGERVALLGPNGAGKTTLVLHLNGILTGGAGTVTVAGLPVGKRHMAEIRRRVGIVFQDPDDQLFMPTVREDVAFGPAAAGMKGAELEARVRTALERVGMEAFADRPPHHLSFGQRRRVAVATVLAMEPEILVLDEPSSNLDPASRRELADILRSLDVTVLMVTHDLPYALELCPRSLVLGDGVIVADGGTGELLSDDELMRTHRLELPFGFDPRSVTMGA, from the coding sequence ATGTCTGCTGCACCCTCTCTGGAGGTCTCCGGCCTCGCGTTCGCCTACCCGGACGGACACCAGGCCCTGTTCGGCGTGGACTTCCGGATCGGACGCGGCGAGCGCGTCGCCCTGCTCGGCCCGAACGGCGCCGGCAAGACCACCCTCGTCCTGCACCTCAACGGCATCCTGACCGGCGGCGCCGGAACGGTGACGGTCGCCGGACTCCCGGTCGGCAAGCGGCACATGGCGGAGATCCGGCGCAGGGTCGGCATCGTCTTCCAGGACCCGGACGACCAGCTCTTCATGCCGACCGTGCGCGAGGACGTGGCCTTCGGGCCGGCCGCCGCGGGCATGAAGGGCGCCGAGCTGGAGGCCCGCGTCCGCACGGCGCTGGAGCGCGTCGGCATGGAAGCCTTCGCCGACCGCCCTCCGCACCACCTGTCCTTCGGGCAGCGGCGCCGGGTCGCCGTCGCGACGGTGCTCGCGATGGAGCCGGAGATCCTCGTCCTCGACGAGCCCTCCTCCAACCTCGACCCCGCCTCCCGGCGTGAACTCGCGGACATCCTGCGCTCGCTGGACGTCACGGTCCTCATGGTCACCCACGACCTGCCGTACGCCCTCGAACTGTGCCCCCGCTCCCTCGTCCTCGGCGACGGCGTGATCGTCGCCGACGGCGGGACCGGCGAGCTCCTCTCCGACGACGAGCTCATGCGCACCCATCGTCTGGAGCTTCCCTTCGGGTTCGACCCGCGCTCCGTGACAATGGGGGCGTGA
- the cbiQ gene encoding cobalt ECF transporter T component CbiQ yields the protein MGAGHAHKLYRHADSPVHALPPHTKLAATLAFVVVVVSTPREAMWAFALYAVLLAVVAHRARVPAGVLLRRLLIEIPFVAFAVLMPFVAEGERVDVLGLSLSVNGLWGAWNVLAKGTLGVAASVLLASTTGLRELLLGLQRLKLPPLLVQIASFMIRYGDVITDEMRRMRIARESRGFAASGVRHWGVLAKSAGALFIRSYERGERVHLAMVSRGYAGSMPVIDEVTASRAQWSYALVLPFAALVVCLLGWTL from the coding sequence GTGGGGGCCGGTCACGCGCACAAGCTGTACCGGCACGCGGACTCGCCCGTGCACGCGCTGCCGCCGCACACCAAGCTCGCCGCCACCCTCGCCTTCGTGGTCGTGGTCGTCTCCACCCCGCGCGAGGCGATGTGGGCGTTCGCGCTGTACGCCGTGCTGCTGGCGGTGGTCGCCCACCGGGCCCGCGTACCGGCGGGCGTCCTCCTGCGGCGGCTCCTGATCGAGATCCCGTTCGTCGCGTTCGCGGTGCTGATGCCCTTCGTGGCGGAGGGCGAACGGGTGGACGTGCTGGGCCTGTCCCTGAGCGTCAACGGCCTGTGGGGTGCCTGGAACGTCCTCGCCAAGGGCACCCTCGGCGTCGCCGCCTCCGTCCTGCTGGCCTCCACCACCGGACTGCGTGAACTGCTCCTCGGACTCCAGCGGCTGAAGCTCCCGCCGCTCCTCGTGCAGATCGCCTCCTTCATGATCCGCTACGGAGATGTCATCACCGACGAGATGCGGCGCATGCGGATCGCGCGGGAGTCGCGCGGCTTCGCGGCGAGCGGGGTGCGGCACTGGGGGGTGCTCGCGAAGTCGGCGGGCGCGCTGTTCATCCGCTCCTACGAACGCGGGGAACGCGTGCACCTGGCCATGGTGAGCCGCGGGTACGCCGGTTCCATGCCCGTCATCGACGAGGTGACCGCGTCCCGGGCGCAGTGGTCGTACGCCCTCGTCCTTCCGTTCGCCGCCCTTGTCGTATGTCTGTTGGGATGGACGCTGTGA
- a CDS encoding energy-coupling factor ABC transporter permease, with translation MHVPDGFINAPVSAVTGVVAAGAVAVSLRGARRELDERTAPLAGLVAAFIFAVQMLNFPVAAGTSGHLLGGALAAILVGPFTGVLCVSVVLLMQGILFADGGLTALGVNITDMAIVTTVVAYAVFRGLVKVLPRTRRSVTVASFVAALLSVPAAAAAFTLIYAVGGTTDIALSKVATAMVGVHVLIGIGEAVITALTVGAVIAVRPDLVYGARGLQQRLKLRVNGELVDASAAAAPVAARSSHRKVWITGLVTSLVLAGFVSFYASASPDGLEKVAKDKGIDAKAKAHASEDSPLAGYGVKDVSDARLSGGLAGVIGVGVTVVAGTGVFWTVRRRRTADTSPASVPEGV, from the coding sequence GTGCACGTTCCTGACGGATTCATCAATGCCCCGGTCTCCGCGGTCACAGGCGTGGTCGCCGCAGGCGCCGTCGCCGTGAGCCTGCGAGGTGCCCGCCGTGAACTCGACGAACGGACCGCGCCGCTCGCCGGCCTGGTCGCCGCCTTCATCTTCGCCGTGCAGATGCTGAACTTCCCGGTCGCCGCAGGGACCAGCGGACATCTGCTCGGCGGCGCCCTGGCCGCGATCCTCGTCGGCCCCTTCACCGGCGTCCTCTGCGTCTCCGTCGTCCTGCTCATGCAGGGAATCCTCTTCGCCGACGGCGGGCTCACCGCGCTCGGCGTGAACATCACCGACATGGCGATCGTCACCACGGTCGTCGCGTACGCCGTCTTCCGCGGCCTGGTGAAGGTGCTGCCCCGCACGCGGCGCTCGGTCACCGTCGCGTCCTTCGTCGCCGCGCTGCTCTCCGTCCCGGCCGCCGCGGCCGCCTTCACCCTCATCTACGCGGTCGGCGGTACCACCGACATCGCGCTCTCCAAGGTCGCCACCGCCATGGTCGGCGTCCACGTCCTCATCGGCATCGGCGAGGCCGTGATCACGGCGCTCACCGTCGGCGCCGTCATCGCCGTACGGCCCGACCTCGTGTACGGCGCCCGCGGCCTCCAGCAGCGCCTCAAACTGCGGGTGAACGGGGAACTCGTCGACGCCTCCGCGGCCGCCGCCCCCGTCGCGGCCCGCTCCTCGCACCGCAAGGTGTGGATCACCGGCCTGGTCACCTCCCTCGTCCTCGCCGGATTCGTCAGCTTCTACGCCTCCGCGAGCCCCGACGGCCTGGAGAAGGTCGCCAAGGACAAGGGCATCGACGCGAAGGCCAAGGCGCACGCCTCCGAGGACTCGCCGCTCGCCGGATACGGAGTCAAGGACGTCTCCGACGCCCGCCTGTCCGGCGGGCTCGCCGGGGTGATCGGCGTCGGCGTCACCGTCGTCGCGGGCACCGGCGTCTTCTGGACGGTCCGCAGGCGCCGTACGGCCGACACCTCGCCCGCCTCCGTGCCGGAAGGCGTCTGA
- a CDS encoding SsgA family sporulation/cell division regulator yields MHAVEQYARAHIVTDTADSLDDEHRAVPVALRYDPETDPRQVRITLPGPHEWTFARELLERGLRVPVSNGDVRIWPCGRVQAVLEFHSAHGVAVVQLDTKALMRFLRRTYTAATPVAH; encoded by the coding sequence ATGCACGCCGTCGAGCAGTACGCCCGCGCTCATATCGTGACGGACACCGCCGACTCCCTCGACGACGAACACCGGGCCGTCCCGGTGGCCCTCCGATACGACCCGGAGACGGACCCCCGCCAGGTGCGCATCACGCTGCCCGGCCCCCACGAGTGGACCTTCGCGCGCGAACTCCTGGAACGGGGTCTGCGCGTCCCCGTCAGCAACGGCGACGTACGCATCTGGCCGTGCGGCCGCGTCCAGGCCGTCCTGGAGTTCCACTCGGCGCATGGAGTGGCGGTCGTGCAGCTCGACACGAAGGCGCTCATGCGCTTCCTCCGCCGTACGTACACGGCCGCCACACCCGTGGCGCACTGA